In a single window of the Rhopalosiphum padi isolate XX-2018 chromosome 1, ASM2088224v1, whole genome shotgun sequence genome:
- the LOC132932338 gene encoding 6-phosphofructo-2-kinase/fructose-2,6-bisphosphatase isoform X5, which translates to MAVCSSVVKTVVPDYSNGDCVKLCSEHYWPPKDENNQVYRHLPPTTDTVLTKPFPIRGERLNYVNTPHVIAMVGLPARGKTYISKKLSRYLNWIGINTKVFNLGEYRRHATTAYKCHEFFRPDNVEAMAIRTQCAIDALDDVCTWLDNGGEVAVFDATNSTTERRQLILDIVVKKRGFKLFFVESVCDDPKIVEQNIMEVKINSPDYQSMGADVALRDFLQRIEHYQERYEPLNEETESELSFMKIFNTGEKVLVRKHEGHIQSRIVYYLMNIHIIPRTIYLTRHGESEWNKEGKIGGDSQLSPNGVKYAIALANYINEQNIENLRVWTSWHYRTIQTASGVQAPQERWKSLNEIDAGVCDGKTYAMIKREYPEQFAARDKDKFAYRYPRGESYEDLVARLEPVIMELERQGNVLVVSHQAVFRCLLAYFLDKNSEELPYLEVPLHSLIKLTPVAYGCRMEQINFPIEAVSTHRPKPQNLLKNE; encoded by the exons ATGGCCGTTTGCAGTTCAGTAGTGAAGACTGTTGTACCCGATTATAGTAATGGTGACTGTGTTAAATTGTGCAGTGAACACTATTGGCCACCCAAAGATGAAAACAATCAAGTTTATAGACATTTACCTCCAACCACAGATACTGTGCTGACAAAACCGTTTCCAATtagag GTGAACGTCTTAACTATGTTAACACACCGCATGTTATTGCTATGGTCGGACTACCGGCACGAGGGAAAACTTACATTTCGAAAAAACTTTCCCGGTACCTTAACTGGATTGGTATCAACACTAAAG ttttcAATCTCGGAGAATACCGGCGTCATGCCACCACGGCGTATAAGTGTCATGAGTTCTTCCGTCCCGACAACGTTGAAGCGATGGCAATTCGAACACAATGTGCCATCGATGCGCTCGACGACGTATGCACGTGGCTAGATAACGGCGGCGAAGTCGCT GTGTTTGACGCCACCAACTCGACCACTGAGCGCCGGCAATTGATATTGGATATTGTCGTAAAAAAACGAGGGTTCAAGTTGTTTTTCGTTGAATCAGTGTGTGATGATCCAAAAATAGTCGAACAGAacataatg GAAGTGAAGATCAACAGCCCGGACTACCAGAGCATGGGTGCTGATGTGGCACTCAGGGACTTTTTGCAGCGGATAGAGCACTATCAAGAGCGGTATGAACCACTAAACGAAGAGACTGAGTCTGAATTGAGCTTCATGAAAATATTCAACACTGGCGAAAAGGTGTTGGTGCGCAAGCACGAGGGTCACATACAGTCACGCATCGTCTACTACTTGATGAACATTCATATCATTCCAAGAACCATTTATCTTACTAGA CACGGCGAGAGCGAATGGAACAAGGAAGGAAAAATCGGCGGGGATTCCCAACTGTCGCCCAACGGTGTCAAGTATGCCATCGCATTAGCTAACTACATAAACGAACAGAATATCGAAAACCTTCGGGTGTGGACATCATGGCATTATAGGACCATTCAAACCGCTAGCGGCGTTCAGGCCCCGCAAGAACGATGGAAGTCGCTGAATGAAATCGATGCC ggtgTATGTGACGGTAAAACGTACGCGATGATCAAACGCGAGTATCCTGAGCAGTTTGCAGCTCGTGACAAGGACAAGTTTGCGTACCGTTATCCGAGAGGTGAGTCGTACGAAGACTTGGTTGCCCGATTAGAACCAGTTATTATGGAGTTGGAGAGACAGGGAAACGTTCTAGTGGTCAGCCATCAGGCTGTTTTTCGGTGTTTACTGGCATATTTTTTGGACAAAAACTCAg aagAGTTACCGTACTTAGAAGTGCCCTTACATTCGTTGATAAAACTTACGCCCGTAGCGTACGGTTGTAGAATGGAGCAAATCAACTTTCCTATCGAGGCTGTCAGCACGCATCGTCCAAAGCCTCAG
- the LOC132932338 gene encoding 6-phosphofructo-2-kinase/fructose-2,6-bisphosphatase isoform X1, producing MAVCSSVVKTVVPDYSNGDCVKLCSEHYWPPKDENNQVYRHLPPTTDTVLTKPFPIRGERLNYVNTPHVIAMVGLPARGKTYISKKLSRYLNWIGINTKVFNLGEYRRHATTAYKCHEFFRPDNVEAMAIRTQCAIDALDDVCTWLDNGGEVAVFDATNSTTERRQLILDIVVKKRGFKLFFVESVCDDPKIVEQNIMEVKINSPDYQSMGADVALRDFLQRIEHYQERYEPLNEETESELSFMKIFNTGEKVLVRKHEGHIQSRIVYYLMNIHIIPRTIYLTRHGESEWNKEGKIGGDSQLSPNGVKYAIALANYINEQNIENLRVWTSWHYRTIQTASGVQAPQERWKSLNEIDAGVCDGKTYAMIKREYPEQFAARDKDKFAYRYPRGESYEDLVARLEPVIMELERQGNVLVVSHQAVFRCLLAYFLDKNSEELPYLEVPLHSLIKLTPVAYGCRMEQINFPIEAVSTHRPKPQDMPTVSDSTDTKSTNTEPGYLEDRFKDDVNDGVGGGDNTNSKKANNGDATLPT from the exons ATGGCCGTTTGCAGTTCAGTAGTGAAGACTGTTGTACCCGATTATAGTAATGGTGACTGTGTTAAATTGTGCAGTGAACACTATTGGCCACCCAAAGATGAAAACAATCAAGTTTATAGACATTTACCTCCAACCACAGATACTGTGCTGACAAAACCGTTTCCAATtagag GTGAACGTCTTAACTATGTTAACACACCGCATGTTATTGCTATGGTCGGACTACCGGCACGAGGGAAAACTTACATTTCGAAAAAACTTTCCCGGTACCTTAACTGGATTGGTATCAACACTAAAG ttttcAATCTCGGAGAATACCGGCGTCATGCCACCACGGCGTATAAGTGTCATGAGTTCTTCCGTCCCGACAACGTTGAAGCGATGGCAATTCGAACACAATGTGCCATCGATGCGCTCGACGACGTATGCACGTGGCTAGATAACGGCGGCGAAGTCGCT GTGTTTGACGCCACCAACTCGACCACTGAGCGCCGGCAATTGATATTGGATATTGTCGTAAAAAAACGAGGGTTCAAGTTGTTTTTCGTTGAATCAGTGTGTGATGATCCAAAAATAGTCGAACAGAacataatg GAAGTGAAGATCAACAGCCCGGACTACCAGAGCATGGGTGCTGATGTGGCACTCAGGGACTTTTTGCAGCGGATAGAGCACTATCAAGAGCGGTATGAACCACTAAACGAAGAGACTGAGTCTGAATTGAGCTTCATGAAAATATTCAACACTGGCGAAAAGGTGTTGGTGCGCAAGCACGAGGGTCACATACAGTCACGCATCGTCTACTACTTGATGAACATTCATATCATTCCAAGAACCATTTATCTTACTAGA CACGGCGAGAGCGAATGGAACAAGGAAGGAAAAATCGGCGGGGATTCCCAACTGTCGCCCAACGGTGTCAAGTATGCCATCGCATTAGCTAACTACATAAACGAACAGAATATCGAAAACCTTCGGGTGTGGACATCATGGCATTATAGGACCATTCAAACCGCTAGCGGCGTTCAGGCCCCGCAAGAACGATGGAAGTCGCTGAATGAAATCGATGCC ggtgTATGTGACGGTAAAACGTACGCGATGATCAAACGCGAGTATCCTGAGCAGTTTGCAGCTCGTGACAAGGACAAGTTTGCGTACCGTTATCCGAGAGGTGAGTCGTACGAAGACTTGGTTGCCCGATTAGAACCAGTTATTATGGAGTTGGAGAGACAGGGAAACGTTCTAGTGGTCAGCCATCAGGCTGTTTTTCGGTGTTTACTGGCATATTTTTTGGACAAAAACTCAg aagAGTTACCGTACTTAGAAGTGCCCTTACATTCGTTGATAAAACTTACGCCCGTAGCGTACGGTTGTAGAATGGAGCAAATCAACTTTCCTATCGAGGCTGTCAGCACGCATCGTCCAAAGCCTCAG
- the LOC132932338 gene encoding 6-phosphofructo-2-kinase/fructose-2,6-bisphosphatase isoform X2 produces the protein MAVCSSVVKTVVPDYSNGDCVKLCSEHYWPPKDENNQVYRHLPPTTDTVLTKPFPIRGERLNYVNTPHVIAMVGLPARGKTYISKKLSRYLNWIGINTKVFNLGEYRRHATTAYKCHEFFRPDNVEAMAIRTQCAIDALDDVCTWLDNGGEVAVFDATNSTTERRQLILDIVVKKRGFKLFFVESVCDDPKIVEQNIMEVKINSPDYQSMGADVALRDFLQRIEHYQERYEPLNEETESELSFMKIFNTGEKVLVRKHEGHIQSRIVYYLMNIHIIPRTIYLTRHGESEWNKEGKIGGDSQLSPNGVKYAIALANYINEQNIENLRVWTSWHYRTIQTASGVQAPQERWKSLNEIDAGVCDGKTYAMIKREYPEQFAARDKDKFAYRYPRGESYEDLVARLEPVIMELERQGNVLVVSHQAVFRCLLAYFLDKNSEELPYLEVPLHSLIKLTPVAYGCRMEQINFPIEAVSTHRPKPQEPGYLEDRFKDDVNDGVGGGDNTNSKKANNGDATLPT, from the exons ATGGCCGTTTGCAGTTCAGTAGTGAAGACTGTTGTACCCGATTATAGTAATGGTGACTGTGTTAAATTGTGCAGTGAACACTATTGGCCACCCAAAGATGAAAACAATCAAGTTTATAGACATTTACCTCCAACCACAGATACTGTGCTGACAAAACCGTTTCCAATtagag GTGAACGTCTTAACTATGTTAACACACCGCATGTTATTGCTATGGTCGGACTACCGGCACGAGGGAAAACTTACATTTCGAAAAAACTTTCCCGGTACCTTAACTGGATTGGTATCAACACTAAAG ttttcAATCTCGGAGAATACCGGCGTCATGCCACCACGGCGTATAAGTGTCATGAGTTCTTCCGTCCCGACAACGTTGAAGCGATGGCAATTCGAACACAATGTGCCATCGATGCGCTCGACGACGTATGCACGTGGCTAGATAACGGCGGCGAAGTCGCT GTGTTTGACGCCACCAACTCGACCACTGAGCGCCGGCAATTGATATTGGATATTGTCGTAAAAAAACGAGGGTTCAAGTTGTTTTTCGTTGAATCAGTGTGTGATGATCCAAAAATAGTCGAACAGAacataatg GAAGTGAAGATCAACAGCCCGGACTACCAGAGCATGGGTGCTGATGTGGCACTCAGGGACTTTTTGCAGCGGATAGAGCACTATCAAGAGCGGTATGAACCACTAAACGAAGAGACTGAGTCTGAATTGAGCTTCATGAAAATATTCAACACTGGCGAAAAGGTGTTGGTGCGCAAGCACGAGGGTCACATACAGTCACGCATCGTCTACTACTTGATGAACATTCATATCATTCCAAGAACCATTTATCTTACTAGA CACGGCGAGAGCGAATGGAACAAGGAAGGAAAAATCGGCGGGGATTCCCAACTGTCGCCCAACGGTGTCAAGTATGCCATCGCATTAGCTAACTACATAAACGAACAGAATATCGAAAACCTTCGGGTGTGGACATCATGGCATTATAGGACCATTCAAACCGCTAGCGGCGTTCAGGCCCCGCAAGAACGATGGAAGTCGCTGAATGAAATCGATGCC ggtgTATGTGACGGTAAAACGTACGCGATGATCAAACGCGAGTATCCTGAGCAGTTTGCAGCTCGTGACAAGGACAAGTTTGCGTACCGTTATCCGAGAGGTGAGTCGTACGAAGACTTGGTTGCCCGATTAGAACCAGTTATTATGGAGTTGGAGAGACAGGGAAACGTTCTAGTGGTCAGCCATCAGGCTGTTTTTCGGTGTTTACTGGCATATTTTTTGGACAAAAACTCAg aagAGTTACCGTACTTAGAAGTGCCCTTACATTCGTTGATAAAACTTACGCCCGTAGCGTACGGTTGTAGAATGGAGCAAATCAACTTTCCTATCGAGGCTGTCAGCACGCATCGTCCAAAGCCTCAG
- the LOC132932338 gene encoding 6-phosphofructo-2-kinase/fructose-2,6-bisphosphatase isoform X6 gives MAVCSSVVKTVVPDYSNGDCVKLCSEHYWPPKDENNQVYRHLPPTTDTVLTKPFPIRGERLNYVNTPHVIAMVGLPARGKTYISKKLSRYLNWIGINTKVFNLGEYRRHATTAYKCHEFFRPDNVEAMAIRTQCAIDALDDVCTWLDNGGEVAVFDATNSTTERRQLILDIVVKKRGFKLFFVESVCDDPKIVEQNIMEVKINSPDYQSMGADVALRDFLQRIEHYQERYEPLNEETESELSFMKIFNTGEKVLVRKHEGHIQSRIVYYLMNIHIIPRTIYLTRHGESEWNKEGKIGGDSQLSPNGVKYAIALANYINEQNIENLRVWTSWHYRTIQTASGVQAPQERWKSLNEIDAGVCDGKTYAMIKREYPEQFAARDKDKFAYRYPRGESYEDLVARLEPVIMELERQGNVLVVSHQAVFRCLLAYFLDKNSEELPYLEVPLHSLIKLTPVAYGCRMEQINFPIEAVSTHRPKPQI, from the exons ATGGCCGTTTGCAGTTCAGTAGTGAAGACTGTTGTACCCGATTATAGTAATGGTGACTGTGTTAAATTGTGCAGTGAACACTATTGGCCACCCAAAGATGAAAACAATCAAGTTTATAGACATTTACCTCCAACCACAGATACTGTGCTGACAAAACCGTTTCCAATtagag GTGAACGTCTTAACTATGTTAACACACCGCATGTTATTGCTATGGTCGGACTACCGGCACGAGGGAAAACTTACATTTCGAAAAAACTTTCCCGGTACCTTAACTGGATTGGTATCAACACTAAAG ttttcAATCTCGGAGAATACCGGCGTCATGCCACCACGGCGTATAAGTGTCATGAGTTCTTCCGTCCCGACAACGTTGAAGCGATGGCAATTCGAACACAATGTGCCATCGATGCGCTCGACGACGTATGCACGTGGCTAGATAACGGCGGCGAAGTCGCT GTGTTTGACGCCACCAACTCGACCACTGAGCGCCGGCAATTGATATTGGATATTGTCGTAAAAAAACGAGGGTTCAAGTTGTTTTTCGTTGAATCAGTGTGTGATGATCCAAAAATAGTCGAACAGAacataatg GAAGTGAAGATCAACAGCCCGGACTACCAGAGCATGGGTGCTGATGTGGCACTCAGGGACTTTTTGCAGCGGATAGAGCACTATCAAGAGCGGTATGAACCACTAAACGAAGAGACTGAGTCTGAATTGAGCTTCATGAAAATATTCAACACTGGCGAAAAGGTGTTGGTGCGCAAGCACGAGGGTCACATACAGTCACGCATCGTCTACTACTTGATGAACATTCATATCATTCCAAGAACCATTTATCTTACTAGA CACGGCGAGAGCGAATGGAACAAGGAAGGAAAAATCGGCGGGGATTCCCAACTGTCGCCCAACGGTGTCAAGTATGCCATCGCATTAGCTAACTACATAAACGAACAGAATATCGAAAACCTTCGGGTGTGGACATCATGGCATTATAGGACCATTCAAACCGCTAGCGGCGTTCAGGCCCCGCAAGAACGATGGAAGTCGCTGAATGAAATCGATGCC ggtgTATGTGACGGTAAAACGTACGCGATGATCAAACGCGAGTATCCTGAGCAGTTTGCAGCTCGTGACAAGGACAAGTTTGCGTACCGTTATCCGAGAGGTGAGTCGTACGAAGACTTGGTTGCCCGATTAGAACCAGTTATTATGGAGTTGGAGAGACAGGGAAACGTTCTAGTGGTCAGCCATCAGGCTGTTTTTCGGTGTTTACTGGCATATTTTTTGGACAAAAACTCAg aagAGTTACCGTACTTAGAAGTGCCCTTACATTCGTTGATAAAACTTACGCCCGTAGCGTACGGTTGTAGAATGGAGCAAATCAACTTTCCTATCGAGGCTGTCAGCACGCATCGTCCAAAGCCTCAG